The Isachenkonia alkalipeptolytica region CCCGTATCAGGGTTTGCTTGGTTTCCTTATTCCGTTCGAATCTAAAGGAGGGATCCTCTTCGAAGAGCTTTTGAAGACCGGTGCTGATTTTTTCCTCATCCCCCCGGGCTTTCGGTTTGATGGCCAAGGTCAGTTGGGGTTCATCAAATTCGATGGGGCTGAATACCACGGGGTGGTCGATGCTGCAAAGCGTATCCCCCGTATTGGTATACTGCAGTTTGGAAACCGCGGCGATATCTCCGGCTCTTACCTCCGTTACCTCGGACTGTTCCTTTCCCCGAAGTAAAAAGGGCGTTCCCATTTTTTCTTTTTGGTCCTTATTGGCGTTCAGCACTTCCGTATCAGACTTCAGGGAACCGGAAAACACTTTGAAAATCGTGATTTTCCCCAAATAGGGATCCACAATGGTTTTGAATACCTGGGCGGAAAAGGGCTCTTCCGGTTCAAAACCCCGTACCACTTCTTCTTCGCTTTGAGGGTTGATCCCTTCTTTCGGAGGCATATCCTCCGCTGAGGGGGAGTAGTCCACTAACATATCCAACAGGGTATGAATTCCGATGTTCTTCACCGTGGAACCGCAAATAACGGGAACGATATCCCCGGAAATCACGCCGCTTCGAAGTCCTTTTTGAATCTCCTCCTCGGTAAATTCCTCCCCTTCAAAATACTTTTCCAGTAATTCTTCATCACTTTCCGCCACAGACTCGATTAACATCTCTCTCATGGACTCCGCTTCCCCCAACTTCTCCTGGGGAATTTCTTTTTCTATACAATCCGTGCCCGTATATTCTCTGGCAATCATCTTTACTACGTTCACATTCCCGATAAAACTATCGTTTTCTCCCAGGGGAATCTGAAAGGGTGCCACTTTTTTACCGAACTTTTCCCGTAGCTCCGCCAATACCTTGGGAAAATCCGCATTTTCCTTATCCATTTTGTTTATAAAAATAAAGGTCGGTCGGTCTTTATCCATGGCATAATCCCAGGCGCTTTCCGTTCCAACTTCAATGCCTCCTGTGGCATCCACCATAATCAGAAGACTTCCCGCAAACTTTCTTGCGCTTTGCACCTCTCCGATAAAATCAAAGTATCCCGGGGTATCCAGAAAATTAACTTTATGGTCCTTCCATTCTATGGGGATTAACGAAGTGCTGATGGAAGTTTTTCGATCGATTTCTTCTTTATCAAAATCCGAAGTTGTATTCCCATCATCCACATTTCCGATTCGATTTTTTGCCTTCGCACTGTACAGGGCGGCTTCCGTTAAGGTAGTCTTTCCGCTTCCACCGTGACCCAGTACCGCAACATTTCTGATTTCTTTCCCGTTATAAACTCTCATATACTTCCCTCCAGTTTAGGTTAGAATTTTTTGACTTAATATACTATTCTATATCTTTCATCGAATCCCTCTTTTTTTTGGCCAAAAATTTAGATTTTTTTTATTTCCGGGGCCAATTTTTTTCAGATATGTTATAATAGATTTTGAACGTTTCAACAAAAATCACAAGGAGGTTGTTTTATGACCATAGAATTTCGTCCACAAATTAAAGATTTACAGGCTTATAAGCCGGGTAAACCCATGGAAAATGTAAAACGGGAATACGGCTTGGATCGGGTAATTAAGCTTGCCTCTAACGAAAATCCCCTGGGCTGTTCCGAGAAATCCAAACAGGCCATCCAAGATGCGCTGAGCCACTTAAACATCTATCCCGACGGCAATACTACGGACCTTAAGGAAACCATTGCTGAAAAATTCAATATCAAAACCACCCAGATACTGCCCAGCAGCGGTTCCGATGAAATGGTGGATCAGATCTCCAAGACCTTTATTCAAGAAGGGGACGAAGTCATTATGGCGGATATCACCTTCCCTCGTTATATCAGTACCTGCAAAATGATGGGCGGGGTCCCCGTGGTGGTTCCTCTTAAAAACCACGCCTACGACCTGGAGGGGATGAAAGAGAAAATCACGGATAAAACCCGTCTGATTTGGTTATGCAATCCCAACAACCCTACGGGCACCATGTTTACCAAAGACGTCCTGGATGACTTCTTGCAAAGCGTTCCTCAAGACATCGTTGTGGTTTACGACGAGGCTTACCGGGAATATGTAACCCGGGAGGATTATCCAAAGAATGCTCTGGAATACTTACCGAAGTATCCGAATTTAATCATTATGCGCACCTTTTCCAAAGCCTACGGCTTGGCCGCCCTTCGAGTTGGCTATACCCTGGCCTCGGAGGAAATTATTGACCATATCAATCGAATCCGCGGACCCTTTAATGTGAATACCCTGGCCCAAGTAGGAGCCATCGCCGCCTTGAAGGACGACGAATTTCTTCAAAGAAGCTACGATGTCAATGAAGAGGGAAAGCGCTACCTTTATAAGATTTTCCAAGAACTGAATCTGGAGTTTGCCCCTTCGGAAACCAACCACATTTTTGTGGATGTGAAAAAGGACGCCCAGGAAATTTTTGTGGAACTGCAAAAAAGAGGGGTTATCATCCGTCCGATTTACGGAAACTTTATCCGGGTTTCCATTGGAACCATGGAAGAAAATGTTACCTTTGTAGAAAAACTGCGGGAAGTCCTGTAGACCGAAATCCGAAAACAACAAAACCCCCAGGGACCATATCCGTTGGTCCCTGGGGGTTTTGTTATGATTTTTGATTCTGCACGGTCGATCACGGTCAGTCCCTTACTGCAATTTAGTCCTCCTGTTTTTCCAGTCCGTCGTAGAGCATTCGGTAATATTTCCGTTTAAAGCCCATCTTTTCATAAAGCTTAATGGCATTCTCGTTTTCAACCTCCACATGCAGGGATAAGTTCCCCTCCGCCAGTTCAATGGCTCTTTGCATCAACTGGGTTCCGATTCCCTTGCCTTTGATTTCCTTCTTCGTGGCGATATAGGACAGATGGTACTTCGGAAAGAAGTCGTCAAAGCTGGTCTTGGATAAAACGCAGATCCCGGCTAATTCATCGTCGAAGTAGGCCGTTAATACAAAGCCGCCCTCTAAGGCGTTGTCAAAAGCCTCCTGTATTTCCACCAGGGGATCCGAGTACTGGATCAGCCAGCTGTCCAGTAATTCCAGGAATTCATCATAGGGAAGGGGCAGGGTTTTTTTGTCCACTTCCTTTATGTCCAAGTCTACTTTCCCGTCCTTTAACACGACTACATGGGTTCCGTTTTCCAGTTTTCCCTCTTCATAGGTTTTCATAAAGGCCGCAATGGGATAAGCGTTTTCCGTGGAGACGTGAATGTTCTCCAGGGCTTGAAATTCTTCTTTGTAGCGCAGCAGTTCTTCATCGGAAATCGATACCACCGCTCCCTTTGTGTCGTACACCGCATTCAGGGCTTCCTGAGCGTTGCCGTCAATTTGATGCAATAGATTTTTATTGTACTTACTCTCGGAGATATCCTCTTCCTGAACCTTGATGATTTCCCGACTGCCCTTTTTAAAGGATTCCACAATGGGATTGCCTTCACTGGTGCTACAGGCAAACAATTGGGGCAGCTGCTCAATTTCTTCATTGATCCAGGACTGTTTCAAGCCGGAGTACAATCCGGAAATGGAAAACCCTTCCCCGGTTTGAGAAAACAACGTGGTGGGATCTTTTTTCAATCGGGTGTTGATCTCACTGGCCAGATAGGAAAAGCTGTAAATGTATAAAATATTATTCGTCATACCGGGATTGGCATTATAATACCGGTTTTCTTCAGCGCATTGATTGCTTTTTTCAATACAGTCCATTTCATTTTCTCCCACGGCATGGATTTCAATTTTATCATTATCCATAATAAACCGGTTTTCAGAAATCCGGGAGTCCTTCGGGGCAAACAGTACCAGATTCACATCGAAATATTTAGACAGGTATGCCAAGGAATACAGCAGCCTTCCACTGTTTCCCAGGCATATATTTTTTTGTCCTTTTGATAGGGCATCCCGCACGATTAAGTAGGCTAAACGGTCTTCGAGATGGCCGGAAGGATTGTTTCCTTCGAGTTTTAAATAAATCTTTCGTATCCCCAGCTTTTCTTCAAGATTTTTTGCCCGTATTAATGGGGTTCTCCCCACATAGGTACGCATAGCAGTATTTTTCATTGATTTTCCTCCTTGATGTTTAGTAGCTTTATATTCTTCTATGCTAATATATGCCCATTGCCCAAGGAATTAAACAATATATCCGTCAGATGCCCTAACCCGGCCTTTTCCTTTATTCTCGGAAATCCTCGGATGCCTCTTCATAGGAATTCGCCTCCTCCAGGGGTTTTCGGCGAATCAAAAAGTCCAGTTCCCCGGTGTATTCCGGTATTTCCGCAATCACCTGGTCCCCCACGGTGAAAATCACCTTCTTGCCGTAAAGCTTTTTCAAAGCGGAGCGGATAAAGCGTATCCGGATTTTTTCTTCCGCTGCCTCTTGAAACTCCTCGGTTAAGTCAATCCAGGTAACCGCCTTGATATCAACTTTCCTTTTTCCTAAACTTTCCCCGGTTTTAGCATCGATGATTTTGATATGCTTTCGATTAAGAACAAAGATCAACACAATGGCCAGTAACAACAAGGACAGAATCAGGAGTAGCCCTAACACTCCCCGGTCCTCCTCCGGATCAGCCTCCGGAGATTCTTCGGGAGCCTCTTCGGATACGGCGTCCACAATAATCTCTTCCTCCTGGGCTTCACCGGCTTCTGAGGGTTCCTGCTCGATTACCAGGTTTATCACATAGCGATTGTTCTCACCATCCAGAAGGATCTCTTCAACGGGTTTCAGTTCTCCGCTCTCCGAGGCTTGATAGCTTAAGGTATAGATTCCATAGGGAATTTCATCGAAAGCAAAGTCTCCGGTACTGTTTGTGTAGGTTGCATAGTTCCCCAGATTCACCCGGATATCTTCCACCCCGTCCCCGTCCTTCGTGGTAAATGTACCCCTTACTTCCCCGGTATCTTTTTTATCCTGCTCTTCGTTGATGCCTTCTTCCTCCCCGGACTCTTCCCCGGAGTTGTTGTCACCAAAACCGATGAAGTCCGTTATTTTATCGATGGACTCTCCGATTCTTTCCGTCCCCCGTCCAATGGAGTCCGTTATCTCCTCAATGCGATCCATCGCATTCTCTATTACTTCAAAATTATCCATGGAAAACCAATCCGTGACTCTTTCCATAACCAGATAAGACCCTTCTTCCCCCCGGCTTTCTCCCCTTGGACCTTCCGCTTCCATAGCACCGCTAAACAGGGTGAAGCTTAAAAAGAAAACCAGCGTGAGGATCAACAGTCTTTTTCCCCGCAACATTTTTTTACTTTTCATATTATTCTTCCTCTCAATCTCTTATTCCTATACACTTCATTTCATGATTTAGGTCTTGTTATATTATACAACACTTTTGCTATAACGAAACCCTTTAATTCGTCTTTTCCTTTTCCCCGAAGGGCTTCCCCTCTTCTTATATAAAATAACCAATCCCTTGGGATTCATCCCCCCTTTGTCCCGAAATATATTATTAAAAAATTAACAATAATAAATTTGTTTTGTGTAGGTTTCATAAATCAATCCTTCTTCATCTTGTTTGTTCTTCTGATAAACCCTATAATGTAGTTAAGAACTATCAACAAGTACATCACGATAAAGGAAGTGAATATCTATGACCACGGATCATGAACATATAACCGTTTACAAAGGCAATATTGTAGACAGTCCTTCCATGGAAGAACTACGAACCCTGGAAAATGGTTATCTTGTCGTAAATGGGGACCGGGTGATCGGCACCTATGCCACCCTTCCCGAAGAATATAAAGGCTGTGCTATAACGGACTACGGCCACCGCATAATCCTGCCGGGATTTGTGGACCTGCACTTCCATGCTCCCCAGTTCGCCAACCGGGGACTGGGTCTGGACAAGGAGCTGCTCCCCTGGCTAGAGGAGTATACCTTTCCCGAGGAAAGCAAATTCAAAGACCTTTCCTATGCCAAGGAAATCTATCCCCAGGTGGTTCATGCCCTTTGGAAAAACGGAACCACCCGTTCCGTAATCTTTGGTTCCGTTCATAAGGAAAGTACGGAGTTTCTTTTGGACCTCTTTATCGATGCGGGCCTGGGGGCTTTTGTGGGAAAAGTCAATATGGACCGAAACTGTCCCGAGTTTATTGTGGAGGATTCCGATCAATCCCTTTCCGAAACCTTGGAAATCATTGAGAAGTATGCCGATCAATCCGACCTTGTCCGTCCCATCTTAACCCCGCGATTTGTGCCGGTTTGTTCAACCCCCCTTATGGAAAAACTGGGAGCTTTTGCAAGGGATCACAGCGTGTTTGTCCAATCCCATATTTCCGAAAACCAGGGAGAGGTGGACTGGGTCAAAGAACTTCATCCCGACTCCCTTGATTATGCCAGCATCTATCATGACTACGGGCTCTTCGGTCATCAGCCCACGATCATGGCCCACTGTGTATTCAATACGGAAAAGGAAATTGAACTGATGGCGAAATCCGGAGTTTACGCCGCCCACTGCCCCCATGCGAACTATAACCTGGCCAGCGGCATTATGCCTGTGCGAAACTTTTTAAACAAAGGGGTATCCGTAGGGCTGGGCACCGATGTGGGCGCCGGACACCAGGTATCCATCCCGAAAGTCATGACCGCAGCGGTACAGGCCTCCAAGATTAAATGGCTGGAATCAGGTAAAACCCTGGATCCCCTTAAGCTTTCAGAAGTCTTTTACATGGGGACGAAGGGCGGCGGAAGGTTCTTTGGCAAAGTGGGGAGTTTTGAGGCGGATTATGCCTTTGACGCTTTGGTAGTTGACGACCGGGAACTGGGCACCTTAAACCTGACCCTAAAGGAACGGCTGGAACGGTATTTATATATCGGTGACGACCGCCACATTGAAAAACGCTATGTTGCAGGAAAAGAAGTACCGGAACCGAAAAAACTCCCTGATCTCTAGGGAGTTTTTTTACGTCGGTCTTTGGATGCTTATACCCTTATACTTCTTGATTTTGTTTACTCCTTCAACGCTTCTATTCTTTGACCTCTAAATCCACAAACCCGAATCTCATCACGTCAAACAGTCCCATATCCGTCAGTTTAATCTCCGGGATTACGGGCAGTGCCAAAAAGGACAGGGTCATAAAGGGGTCAATCCCCGAGTTTACCTTCAGTTGATCATAGGCAATGTCCAGCATGCCTTTGAATTTTTCATTGACCTTTTCCATGGAGTCCTCGGACATCAAGCCCCCGATGGGTAGGGAAAGACCGGCCAGCACTTCTCTTCGGGAGACGATGGCAATACCGCCGTCCAGGTTTTCCACTTCCTTCACCGCTGCCAGCATGTCCTCGTCCCGATCCCCGATGACGATTAAATTATGGGAATCATGACCGATGGTAAGGGCAATGGCACCGTTTTCCAGATGAAAGTCCTTTACGAGGCCCAGCCCCACGTTTCCGGTTTTATGATGGCGTTCCATCACCGCCATTTTTAAAAGAGGCTCTCCCTGTTCGCTATAATACTTCCCCTGATCCAGCCTTACCCGTAGATGTTCGCTTTTGGTTAACAGACTGTGGGGCAATACCTTAATGGCCCGGATTTCTTTGCCCTCCACCTGAAGCTCTAAATCCTTTAAGGAAACCCCATGAAGATTGACACTGTTTTTAACCCACCGGGTATCCGCCCGGTTCTTGGGAAGCTTTGTTAAGAGCTCCTGTACCGGTTTTCCCTCTTTATAAACCGAATGGATCCTAAAGGTCTCCAGATCCTCCAGGACCACAAAGTCCGCCAACCGTCCCGGGGCGATGGCCCCTACCTTATCCAGGCCGTAACACTCCGCCGCATTGATGGTGGCCATTTGTACGGCGGTAATCGGGTCAAGACCCAGCTTTATGGCTTGGCGCACATTGTTGTCGATATGTCCCTCCTGCAAAAGATCCTCGGGATGGCGGTCGTCGGTGCAAAACAGGCATCTCCGGGAGTTCTCCCTGGTGACCCCTTGGATCAGGGCCTCTAAATTCCTGGCGGCGGATCCTTGGCGAATCAGCACATACATCCCCAGGCGCAGGCGGTTTTCCATCTCTTCCACCGTGGAGCACTCGTGCTCGGTTTTAACCCCGGCCATGCGGTATGCATTCAGATCACGGTCTTTAATTTCCGGGCCGTGGCCGTCGATGATCTTGTCGCCCGCAACCAGGACTTTATCCAGAATATCCCCTCTTCCCTCAATGACCCCGGGGTAATCCATTAATTCCCCAAGGCCCAGCACGTCCCTTCGGTCAATCAGTGTGGCCAGGTCCTCGGCCATAAGCTTCGCTCCGGCATTTTCAAACTCCGTGGAGGGGACACAGGATGGCAGCACAAAATAAAAGTTCATCGGCAGGTCCCGACTGGAGTCCATCATATATCGGATCCCCTCCAGGCCTCTTACATTAGCAATTTCATGGGGGTCCGCCACAATGCTTGTGGTTCCCTTCGGCAGCACCACCTTCATAAATTCCCGGGGGGAGACCATGGAGGACTCGATATGCACATGGCCGTCGATCAGTCCCGGGGCTAAGTATTTCCCCTTTAAGTCAATTTCCTCCACCCCGGAATAGTTTCCGATACCTACGATTTCTCCGTCCACCACGGCCACATCCCCATCGATGATCTCCGCGGTAAACACATTGATCACTTTGGCATTTTTAAAGACCTTAGCGGCCTTTTTCCGTCCCGCCGCAACATCGATCTGTTTTTTCAGCTTTTTCTTTTCCTCCGAACCTTGTCTTTTGGAACTCATCAGGACGCCTCCTTTATGGCTTTCAGTAATCGCTCCGGTGTTACGGGAATCTCGGTAATTCGAACCCCCACGGCATCGTAAATGGCGTTGAGAATTGCCGGGGCTACGGGAATCATTACCGGCTCACCGATGCCCTTTGCTCCGAAGGGAGCTGAGGATTCCGGATCCTCCACGATGATCTTTTGTACCTCCACGGCGTCCAGGGCCGTGGGAATTAAGTATTTCGTGAAATTATGGTGCTTGATTTCCCCACCCACGATATTAAGATCCTCCAACAGGGCATAGCCCTGGGCCATGGCAAAACCTCCGTCCATTTGCCCTTCAATGAGTTTCGGGTTCACCGCCCTACCCACATCCTGGACCAGTATGGCGCTTAGGATCTCTAAGGTTCCGGTTTCCGTATTGACCTCCACCTCCACGCCGCAGGCACCGAAGGTGTAGGGCCAATAGGGGTTTCCTTCCCCCGTCGCTTCATTCATCTCCGTGGTATGAGCCTGAAAAACCTCCTCCGCCTCTAAGTTCTCTCCGGAGAAATGACCGGCGATTTCTTCAAAGGAGGTGTGTTTTTCAGGATCCTTTTTTGCATATATTCGGTGATCCTTAAAAATCAGACTTTCTTCCCGGGACAAATTCAACAGCTCCCGGGCTTTGTCCTCCAGGATGGCCCTTAGGGATTCACTGGCCATTTTCATCGCATTTCCCGTATTGTAGGTTTGCCGGCTTGCGGCACAGGTTCCCGCGTCCAGGGTGGTTTTCGTATCCTCATGATCAAAGATCACATCCTCGGTTACAATTCCCAGGATCTCCGCCGGTATTTGGGCCAGAGAGGTTTTCGCCCCCTGCCCCACTTCACAGGCGCCGGAATAAATGGTGAAGCGACCCTGTTCATCGATCTTCGCCTTTGCCCGGGACACATCGGGAAATCCGTTGCCGTATCCCGTGCCATAAAACATCAAGCCAATCCCTTTACCGGATTTTTTCATCGGAAGCTCCCTCCTTTTCCATCTGTCGCTGCTTTAAGTCCTCCAGATAGTTGATATTTTCATCGGGTAGCGGTTTCTTGTTCATCGCCGCCTCCAGGGCATCGAGACACCGGTCCAGGGGCACACTTTCTTTTAACACCTGTTCCGTGGCGGTTTTCGAACCCAGGGTAAACAGATTTTTCCTTCGGATGGTAAAGGGGTCCAGCCCCAGTTTTTCCCCGATTCGATCCATCTGCTGTTCATGGGCAATGGGAGGCTGGGTTGCACCAAAACCTCGCATGGCCCCGGAAAAGGGATTGTTGGTATAGACCGCATAGGAATCCACC contains the following coding sequences:
- the fusA gene encoding elongation factor G translates to MRVYNGKEIRNVAVLGHGGSGKTTLTEAALYSAKAKNRIGNVDDGNTTSDFDKEEIDRKTSISTSLIPIEWKDHKVNFLDTPGYFDFIGEVQSARKFAGSLLIMVDATGGIEVGTESAWDYAMDKDRPTFIFINKMDKENADFPKVLAELREKFGKKVAPFQIPLGENDSFIGNVNVVKMIAREYTGTDCIEKEIPQEKLGEAESMREMLIESVAESDEELLEKYFEGEEFTEEEIQKGLRSGVISGDIVPVICGSTVKNIGIHTLLDMLVDYSPSAEDMPPKEGINPQSEEEVVRGFEPEEPFSAQVFKTIVDPYLGKITIFKVFSGSLKSDTEVLNANKDQKEKMGTPFLLRGKEQSEVTEVRAGDIAAVSKLQYTNTGDTLCSIDHPVVFSPIEFDEPQLTLAIKPKARGDEEKISTGLQKLFEEDPSFRFERNKETKQTLIRGQGELHIKIICNKLKNKFGVDLDLEDAKVPYRETIKGKSDVQGKHKKQSGGHGQYGDVRMTFEPSAEPFEFVEKIVGGSVPKAYIPAVEKGLLESMEKGVLAGQPVTKIKATLYDGSYHDVDSSEMAFKVAASIAFKKGMEQANPVLLEPIVKVEIQVPEDYMGDVMGDLNKRRGKINGMMPQDNGKQMVTAEVPQSEMFKYAIDLRSMTQARGTFDMEFLRYDEVPSSLSKKIIESLIEENEQD
- the hisC gene encoding histidinol-phosphate transaminase, translated to MTIEFRPQIKDLQAYKPGKPMENVKREYGLDRVIKLASNENPLGCSEKSKQAIQDALSHLNIYPDGNTTDLKETIAEKFNIKTTQILPSSGSDEMVDQISKTFIQEGDEVIMADITFPRYISTCKMMGGVPVVVPLKNHAYDLEGMKEKITDKTRLIWLCNPNNPTGTMFTKDVLDDFLQSVPQDIVVVYDEAYREYVTREDYPKNALEYLPKYPNLIIMRTFSKAYGLAALRVGYTLASEEIIDHINRIRGPFNVNTLAQVGAIAALKDDEFLQRSYDVNEEGKRYLYKIFQELNLEFAPSETNHIFVDVKKDAQEIFVELQKRGVIIRPIYGNFIRVSIGTMEENVTFVEKLREVL
- a CDS encoding pyridoxal-phosphate dependent enzyme, encoding MKNTAMRTYVGRTPLIRAKNLEEKLGIRKIYLKLEGNNPSGHLEDRLAYLIVRDALSKGQKNICLGNSGRLLYSLAYLSKYFDVNLVLFAPKDSRISENRFIMDNDKIEIHAVGENEMDCIEKSNQCAEENRYYNANPGMTNNILYIYSFSYLASEINTRLKKDPTTLFSQTGEGFSISGLYSGLKQSWINEEIEQLPQLFACSTSEGNPIVESFKKGSREIIKVQEEDISESKYNKNLLHQIDGNAQEALNAVYDTKGAVVSISDEELLRYKEEFQALENIHVSTENAYPIAAFMKTYEEGKLENGTHVVVLKDGKVDLDIKEVDKKTLPLPYDEFLELLDSWLIQYSDPLVEIQEAFDNALEGGFVLTAYFDDELAGICVLSKTSFDDFFPKYHLSYIATKKEIKGKGIGTQLMQRAIELAEGNLSLHVEVENENAIKLYEKMGFKRKYYRMLYDGLEKQED
- a CDS encoding carboxypeptidase-like regulatory domain-containing protein, whose amino-acid sequence is MKSKKMLRGKRLLILTLVFFLSFTLFSGAMEAEGPRGESRGEEGSYLVMERVTDWFSMDNFEVIENAMDRIEEITDSIGRGTERIGESIDKITDFIGFGDNNSGEESGEEEGINEEQDKKDTGEVRGTFTTKDGDGVEDIRVNLGNYATYTNSTGDFAFDEIPYGIYTLSYQASESGELKPVEEILLDGENNRYVINLVIEQEPSEAGEAQEEEIIVDAVSEEAPEESPEADPEEDRGVLGLLLILSLLLLAIVLIFVLNRKHIKIIDAKTGESLGKRKVDIKAVTWIDLTEEFQEAAEEKIRIRFIRSALKKLYGKKVIFTVGDQVIAEIPEYTGELDFLIRRKPLEEANSYEEASEDFRE
- a CDS encoding amidohydrolase family protein gives rise to the protein MTTDHEHITVYKGNIVDSPSMEELRTLENGYLVVNGDRVIGTYATLPEEYKGCAITDYGHRIILPGFVDLHFHAPQFANRGLGLDKELLPWLEEYTFPEESKFKDLSYAKEIYPQVVHALWKNGTTRSVIFGSVHKESTEFLLDLFIDAGLGAFVGKVNMDRNCPEFIVEDSDQSLSETLEIIEKYADQSDLVRPILTPRFVPVCSTPLMEKLGAFARDHSVFVQSHISENQGEVDWVKELHPDSLDYASIYHDYGLFGHQPTIMAHCVFNTEKEIELMAKSGVYAAHCPHANYNLASGIMPVRNFLNKGVSVGLGTDVGAGHQVSIPKVMTAAVQASKIKWLESGKTLDPLKLSEVFYMGTKGGGRFFGKVGSFEADYAFDALVVDDRELGTLNLTLKERLERYLYIGDDRHIEKRYVAGKEVPEPKKLPDL
- the ade gene encoding adenine deaminase yields the protein MSSKRQGSEEKKKLKKQIDVAAGRKKAAKVFKNAKVINVFTAEIIDGDVAVVDGEIVGIGNYSGVEEIDLKGKYLAPGLIDGHVHIESSMVSPREFMKVVLPKGTTSIVADPHEIANVRGLEGIRYMMDSSRDLPMNFYFVLPSCVPSTEFENAGAKLMAEDLATLIDRRDVLGLGELMDYPGVIEGRGDILDKVLVAGDKIIDGHGPEIKDRDLNAYRMAGVKTEHECSTVEEMENRLRLGMYVLIRQGSAARNLEALIQGVTRENSRRCLFCTDDRHPEDLLQEGHIDNNVRQAIKLGLDPITAVQMATINAAECYGLDKVGAIAPGRLADFVVLEDLETFRIHSVYKEGKPVQELLTKLPKNRADTRWVKNSVNLHGVSLKDLELQVEGKEIRAIKVLPHSLLTKSEHLRVRLDQGKYYSEQGEPLLKMAVMERHHKTGNVGLGLVKDFHLENGAIALTIGHDSHNLIVIGDRDEDMLAAVKEVENLDGGIAIVSRREVLAGLSLPIGGLMSEDSMEKVNEKFKGMLDIAYDQLKVNSGIDPFMTLSFLALPVIPEIKLTDMGLFDVMRFGFVDLEVKE
- a CDS encoding xanthine dehydrogenase family protein molybdopterin-binding subunit → MKKSGKGIGLMFYGTGYGNGFPDVSRAKAKIDEQGRFTIYSGACEVGQGAKTSLAQIPAEILGIVTEDVIFDHEDTKTTLDAGTCAASRQTYNTGNAMKMASESLRAILEDKARELLNLSREESLIFKDHRIYAKKDPEKHTSFEEIAGHFSGENLEAEEVFQAHTTEMNEATGEGNPYWPYTFGACGVEVEVNTETGTLEILSAILVQDVGRAVNPKLIEGQMDGGFAMAQGYALLEDLNIVGGEIKHHNFTKYLIPTALDAVEVQKIIVEDPESSAPFGAKGIGEPVMIPVAPAILNAIYDAVGVRITEIPVTPERLLKAIKEAS